Proteins encoded by one window of Danaus plexippus chromosome Z, MEX_DaPlex, whole genome shotgun sequence:
- the LOC116777584 gene encoding V-type proton ATPase 116 kDa subunit a 1-like isoform X2, producing MTPDVKAFQRNYVTEVCRCAEMERKLLYMESEMLKDNIEIVMYDSLKPAALPLNELSALENIIDKWESDVIDMSENQTTLLKNYLELTEMNYVLNNIGPMLGESEMTEEAIFGKTAAGDTGLQGRLFVISGVVKRSRSFPFEMMMWRVSHGNIYYRLASQDTILQDPVTGQDIRKVAFLAIFQGEQLSARLEKVCSGFHVNMYTCPQSYNDRMDMMIQLGTRIGDLEQVMSKTKYYRCKALRTVSKQWDTWMVQIKKSKAVYHTMNMFTLDITRKCLIGQCWVPDTDLQKVEDMLARITEKEGSNVESFILKSDDADEPPTYHRTNKFTKGFQALINAYGDSTYRELNPGLYTIVTFPFLFSVMFGDVCHGIILLSFAGWMVWVEKDHMDKRSRNEIWNIFFGGRYVILMMGIFTLYTGFLYNVFFSKSIILTTPYWKNTFDRETIENNHYIELNPVFETNPPYIFGVDPVWALAKNKIMYLNSLKMKLSIIIGIIHMMFGLSLSLFNHLYFKRRYAIFLEFIPQILFLTCLFFWLVTLMYMKWFMFSGKYRELKRSAGCAPLILILFIDMVLLSTSKPVEEDCDAYMFSNQERFQRLLVIIGVICVPILLFGTPVYLNKANKKKKAEALKKVSQFRRYQRRESDNKRVEDKILKEVAKYSVPFGELMIHQAVHTIEFVLSTISHTASYLRLWALSLAHEQLSEMLWVMVFAKLGLREYSMTGGVKIFLIFAVWAVFSLSILVVMEGLSAFLHTLRLHWVEFMSKFYSGTGYPFKPFSFKAILSGEGKDDKSEAMCKKKVAN from the exons ATGACACCAGATGTTAAGGCCTTTCAAAGAAATTATGTCACGGAAGTTTGTCGTTGTGCTGAGATGGAACGAAAACTCCTATATATGGAATCAGAAATGCTAAAGGATAACATCGAGATAGTCATGTATGATAGTCTAAAGCCAGCAGCGCTGCCTCTTAATGAATTGAGTGCATTGGAA aatattattgaCAAATGGGAAAGTGATGTCATTGACATGTCAGAAAATCAAACTACCCTTTTGaagaattatttagaattGACAGAAATGAACTACGTTCTGAATAATATTGGACCAATGTTAGGGGAATCAGAAATGACAGAGGAGGCCATATTTGGAAA GACCGCCGCAGGTGATACAGGCTTACAAGGTCGGCTATTCGTAATTAGCGGCGTTGTGAAACGATCGAGATCTTTCCCTTTTGAGATGATGATGTGGAGGGTATCTCATGGAAATATTTACTATCGATTAGCATCGCAGGATACAATATTACAAGACCCAGTAACC GGTCAAGACATTCGAAAAGTCGCTTTTCTAGCGATATTCCAGGGTGAGCAGTTATCTGCTAGACTTGAGAAGGTCTGCTCCGGCTTTCATGTCAATATGTACACATGTCCGCAATCATATAATGATCGGATGGATATGATGATACAGCTAGGAACTAGGATCGGTGATTTGGaacaa gtGATgagtaaaactaaatattatcgGTGTAAAGCTCTACGGACAGTGAGCAAACAATGGGATACTTGGATGGTGCAAATCAAAAAGTCTAAAGCTGTTTATCACACAATGAATATGTTTACTTTAGATATTACGAGAAAGTGTCTGATTGGGCAGTGTTGGGTTCCGGATACTGATCTGCAAAAGGTTGAAGATATGTTAGCACGTATAACG GAAAAAGAAGGGTCTAACGTTGaatcttttatattgaagTCCGACGATGCCGACGAACCACCCACTTACCATCGCACTAACAAGTTCACTAAAGGTTTCCAGGCGCTCATCAACGCCTATGGCGACTCCACTTATAGGGAATTGAATCCCG GTTTATACACGATAGTCACATTTCCGTTTTTGTTTTCTGTGATGTTTGGAGACGTCTGCCATGGGATTATTCTCTTGTCTTTTGCGGGATGGATGGTATGGGTAGAAAAAGATCACATGGACAAAAGATCTAGAAATGAAATatggaatattttctttggtG GTCGCTACGTTATATTGATGATGGggatatttacattatacacAGGATTTCTATATAACGTTTTTTTCTCCAAATCAATTATTCTTACAACTCCATATTggaaaaatacttttgataGGGAAACAATTGAGAACAATCATTACATTGAGTTGAACCCGGTGTTTGAAACAAATCCACCCTATATATTCGGCGTGGACCCTGTTTGGGCG cttgcgaaaaataaaataatgtatttgaattCATTGAAAATGAAGTTATCCATCATAATTGGTATTATCCATATGATGTTTGGCCTATCCTTAAGTCTCTTCAATCACct ttattttaagcGCCGATATGCAATTTTCTTGGAGTTCATTCctcagatattatttttgacttGTCTGTTCTTTTGGCTTGTGACTTTGATGTATATGAAGTGGTTTATGTTCAGCGGAAAATATC GTGAATTAAAACGAAGTGCTGGCTGCGCTCCCTTGATTCTGATATTGTTTATTGACATGGTTCTTTTATCAACGTCAAAACCGGTTGAAGAAGACTGTGATGCTTACATGTTCAGTAACCAGGAACGTTTTCAACGATTATTGGTCATAATTGGAGTAATTTGTGTTCCAATCCTATTATTTGGAACACCGGTATATCTCAATAAGGCCAATAAGAAAAAGAAAGCTGAAGCcctt AAAAAGGTTAGTCAATTTCGAAGGTATCAGCGGCGTGAATCCGATAACAAGCGAGTGGaagataaaatactaaaagaaGTAGCAAAGTACTCAGTACCTTTTGGCGAACTAATGATTCATCAAGCTGTGCACACGATCGAATTTGTACTAAGCACTATATCCCACACGGCCTCCTACCTACGTCTGTGGGCGCTGTCCTTAGCACATGAAC AATTGTCGGAGATGTTATGGGTAATGGTGTTTGCTAAGCTTGGTTTACGAGAATATTCAATGACTGGCggtgttaaaatatttctcatatttGCTGTTTGGGCGGTCTTCAGTCTTTCAATCTTAGTAGTTATGGAAGGATTGTCCGCGTTCCTTCATACTTTACGATTGCATTG GGTTGAATTTATGAGCAAGTTCTATTCTGGAACAGGCTATCCGTTTAAACCCTTTAgttttaaagcaattttaaGCGGCGAAGGCAAAGATGACAAATCTGAGGCAATGTGTAAGAAGAAGGTcgcaaattaa
- the LOC116777584 gene encoding V-type proton ATPase 116 kDa subunit a 1-like isoform X1, translating into MGCMLRSDLMTFCDIFIQPETAFEIVAHFGEMGCAQFVDMTPDVKAFQRNYVTEVCRCAEMERKLLYMESEMLKDNIEIVMYDSLKPAALPLNELSALENIIDKWESDVIDMSENQTTLLKNYLELTEMNYVLNNIGPMLGESEMTEEAIFGKTAAGDTGLQGRLFVISGVVKRSRSFPFEMMMWRVSHGNIYYRLASQDTILQDPVTGQDIRKVAFLAIFQGEQLSARLEKVCSGFHVNMYTCPQSYNDRMDMMIQLGTRIGDLEQVMSKTKYYRCKALRTVSKQWDTWMVQIKKSKAVYHTMNMFTLDITRKCLIGQCWVPDTDLQKVEDMLARITEKEGSNVESFILKSDDADEPPTYHRTNKFTKGFQALINAYGDSTYRELNPGLYTIVTFPFLFSVMFGDVCHGIILLSFAGWMVWVEKDHMDKRSRNEIWNIFFGGRYVILMMGIFTLYTGFLYNVFFSKSIILTTPYWKNTFDRETIENNHYIELNPVFETNPPYIFGVDPVWALAKNKIMYLNSLKMKLSIIIGIIHMMFGLSLSLFNHLYFKRRYAIFLEFIPQILFLTCLFFWLVTLMYMKWFMFSGKYRELKRSAGCAPLILILFIDMVLLSTSKPVEEDCDAYMFSNQERFQRLLVIIGVICVPILLFGTPVYLNKANKKKKAEALKKVSQFRRYQRRESDNKRVEDKILKEVAKYSVPFGELMIHQAVHTIEFVLSTISHTASYLRLWALSLAHEQLSEMLWVMVFAKLGLREYSMTGGVKIFLIFAVWAVFSLSILVVMEGLSAFLHTLRLHWVEFMSKFYSGTGYPFKPFSFKAILSGEGKDDKSEAMCKKKVAN; encoded by the exons ATGACACCAGATGTTAAGGCCTTTCAAAGAAATTATGTCACGGAAGTTTGTCGTTGTGCTGAGATGGAACGAAAACTCCTATATATGGAATCAGAAATGCTAAAGGATAACATCGAGATAGTCATGTATGATAGTCTAAAGCCAGCAGCGCTGCCTCTTAATGAATTGAGTGCATTGGAA aatattattgaCAAATGGGAAAGTGATGTCATTGACATGTCAGAAAATCAAACTACCCTTTTGaagaattatttagaattGACAGAAATGAACTACGTTCTGAATAATATTGGACCAATGTTAGGGGAATCAGAAATGACAGAGGAGGCCATATTTGGAAA GACCGCCGCAGGTGATACAGGCTTACAAGGTCGGCTATTCGTAATTAGCGGCGTTGTGAAACGATCGAGATCTTTCCCTTTTGAGATGATGATGTGGAGGGTATCTCATGGAAATATTTACTATCGATTAGCATCGCAGGATACAATATTACAAGACCCAGTAACC GGTCAAGACATTCGAAAAGTCGCTTTTCTAGCGATATTCCAGGGTGAGCAGTTATCTGCTAGACTTGAGAAGGTCTGCTCCGGCTTTCATGTCAATATGTACACATGTCCGCAATCATATAATGATCGGATGGATATGATGATACAGCTAGGAACTAGGATCGGTGATTTGGaacaa gtGATgagtaaaactaaatattatcgGTGTAAAGCTCTACGGACAGTGAGCAAACAATGGGATACTTGGATGGTGCAAATCAAAAAGTCTAAAGCTGTTTATCACACAATGAATATGTTTACTTTAGATATTACGAGAAAGTGTCTGATTGGGCAGTGTTGGGTTCCGGATACTGATCTGCAAAAGGTTGAAGATATGTTAGCACGTATAACG GAAAAAGAAGGGTCTAACGTTGaatcttttatattgaagTCCGACGATGCCGACGAACCACCCACTTACCATCGCACTAACAAGTTCACTAAAGGTTTCCAGGCGCTCATCAACGCCTATGGCGACTCCACTTATAGGGAATTGAATCCCG GTTTATACACGATAGTCACATTTCCGTTTTTGTTTTCTGTGATGTTTGGAGACGTCTGCCATGGGATTATTCTCTTGTCTTTTGCGGGATGGATGGTATGGGTAGAAAAAGATCACATGGACAAAAGATCTAGAAATGAAATatggaatattttctttggtG GTCGCTACGTTATATTGATGATGGggatatttacattatacacAGGATTTCTATATAACGTTTTTTTCTCCAAATCAATTATTCTTACAACTCCATATTggaaaaatacttttgataGGGAAACAATTGAGAACAATCATTACATTGAGTTGAACCCGGTGTTTGAAACAAATCCACCCTATATATTCGGCGTGGACCCTGTTTGGGCG cttgcgaaaaataaaataatgtatttgaattCATTGAAAATGAAGTTATCCATCATAATTGGTATTATCCATATGATGTTTGGCCTATCCTTAAGTCTCTTCAATCACct ttattttaagcGCCGATATGCAATTTTCTTGGAGTTCATTCctcagatattatttttgacttGTCTGTTCTTTTGGCTTGTGACTTTGATGTATATGAAGTGGTTTATGTTCAGCGGAAAATATC GTGAATTAAAACGAAGTGCTGGCTGCGCTCCCTTGATTCTGATATTGTTTATTGACATGGTTCTTTTATCAACGTCAAAACCGGTTGAAGAAGACTGTGATGCTTACATGTTCAGTAACCAGGAACGTTTTCAACGATTATTGGTCATAATTGGAGTAATTTGTGTTCCAATCCTATTATTTGGAACACCGGTATATCTCAATAAGGCCAATAAGAAAAAGAAAGCTGAAGCcctt AAAAAGGTTAGTCAATTTCGAAGGTATCAGCGGCGTGAATCCGATAACAAGCGAGTGGaagataaaatactaaaagaaGTAGCAAAGTACTCAGTACCTTTTGGCGAACTAATGATTCATCAAGCTGTGCACACGATCGAATTTGTACTAAGCACTATATCCCACACGGCCTCCTACCTACGTCTGTGGGCGCTGTCCTTAGCACATGAAC AATTGTCGGAGATGTTATGGGTAATGGTGTTTGCTAAGCTTGGTTTACGAGAATATTCAATGACTGGCggtgttaaaatatttctcatatttGCTGTTTGGGCGGTCTTCAGTCTTTCAATCTTAGTAGTTATGGAAGGATTGTCCGCGTTCCTTCATACTTTACGATTGCATTG GGTTGAATTTATGAGCAAGTTCTATTCTGGAACAGGCTATCCGTTTAAACCCTTTAgttttaaagcaattttaaGCGGCGAAGGCAAAGATGACAAATCTGAGGCAATGTGTAAGAAGAAGGTcgcaaattaa
- the LOC116777584 gene encoding V-type proton ATPase 116 kDa subunit a 1-like isoform X4 gives MGCMLRSDLMTFCDIFIQPETAFEIVAHFGEMGCAQFVDMTPDVKAFQRNYVTEVCRCAEMERKLLYMESEMLKDNIEIVMYDSLKPAALPLNELSALENIIDKWESDVIDMSENQTTLLKNYLELTEMNYVLNNIGPMLGESEMTEEAIFGKTAAGDTGLQGRLFVISGVVKRSRSFPFEMMMWRVSHGNIYYRLASQDTILQDPVTGQDIRKVAFLAIFQGEQLSARLEKVCSGFHVNMYTCPQSYNDRMDMMIQLGTRIGDLEQVMSKTKYYRCKALRTVSKQWDTWMVQIKKSKAVYHTMNMFTLDITRKCLIGQCWVPDTDLQKVEDMLARITEKEGSNVESFILKSDDADEPPTYHRTNKFTKGFQALINAYGDSTYRELNPGLYTIVTFPFLFSVMFGDVCHGIILLSFAGWMVWVEKDHMDKRSRNEIWNIFFGGELKRSAGCAPLILILFIDMVLLSTSKPVEEDCDAYMFSNQERFQRLLVIIGVICVPILLFGTPVYLNKANKKKKAEALKKVSQFRRYQRRESDNKRVEDKILKEVAKYSVPFGELMIHQAVHTIEFVLSTISHTASYLRLWALSLAHEQLSEMLWVMVFAKLGLREYSMTGGVKIFLIFAVWAVFSLSILVVMEGLSAFLHTLRLHWVEFMSKFYSGTGYPFKPFSFKAILSGEGKDDKSEAMCKKKVAN, from the exons ATGACACCAGATGTTAAGGCCTTTCAAAGAAATTATGTCACGGAAGTTTGTCGTTGTGCTGAGATGGAACGAAAACTCCTATATATGGAATCAGAAATGCTAAAGGATAACATCGAGATAGTCATGTATGATAGTCTAAAGCCAGCAGCGCTGCCTCTTAATGAATTGAGTGCATTGGAA aatattattgaCAAATGGGAAAGTGATGTCATTGACATGTCAGAAAATCAAACTACCCTTTTGaagaattatttagaattGACAGAAATGAACTACGTTCTGAATAATATTGGACCAATGTTAGGGGAATCAGAAATGACAGAGGAGGCCATATTTGGAAA GACCGCCGCAGGTGATACAGGCTTACAAGGTCGGCTATTCGTAATTAGCGGCGTTGTGAAACGATCGAGATCTTTCCCTTTTGAGATGATGATGTGGAGGGTATCTCATGGAAATATTTACTATCGATTAGCATCGCAGGATACAATATTACAAGACCCAGTAACC GGTCAAGACATTCGAAAAGTCGCTTTTCTAGCGATATTCCAGGGTGAGCAGTTATCTGCTAGACTTGAGAAGGTCTGCTCCGGCTTTCATGTCAATATGTACACATGTCCGCAATCATATAATGATCGGATGGATATGATGATACAGCTAGGAACTAGGATCGGTGATTTGGaacaa gtGATgagtaaaactaaatattatcgGTGTAAAGCTCTACGGACAGTGAGCAAACAATGGGATACTTGGATGGTGCAAATCAAAAAGTCTAAAGCTGTTTATCACACAATGAATATGTTTACTTTAGATATTACGAGAAAGTGTCTGATTGGGCAGTGTTGGGTTCCGGATACTGATCTGCAAAAGGTTGAAGATATGTTAGCACGTATAACG GAAAAAGAAGGGTCTAACGTTGaatcttttatattgaagTCCGACGATGCCGACGAACCACCCACTTACCATCGCACTAACAAGTTCACTAAAGGTTTCCAGGCGCTCATCAACGCCTATGGCGACTCCACTTATAGGGAATTGAATCCCG GTTTATACACGATAGTCACATTTCCGTTTTTGTTTTCTGTGATGTTTGGAGACGTCTGCCATGGGATTATTCTCTTGTCTTTTGCGGGATGGATGGTATGGGTAGAAAAAGATCACATGGACAAAAGATCTAGAAATGAAATatggaatattttctttggtG GTGAATTAAAACGAAGTGCTGGCTGCGCTCCCTTGATTCTGATATTGTTTATTGACATGGTTCTTTTATCAACGTCAAAACCGGTTGAAGAAGACTGTGATGCTTACATGTTCAGTAACCAGGAACGTTTTCAACGATTATTGGTCATAATTGGAGTAATTTGTGTTCCAATCCTATTATTTGGAACACCGGTATATCTCAATAAGGCCAATAAGAAAAAGAAAGCTGAAGCcctt AAAAAGGTTAGTCAATTTCGAAGGTATCAGCGGCGTGAATCCGATAACAAGCGAGTGGaagataaaatactaaaagaaGTAGCAAAGTACTCAGTACCTTTTGGCGAACTAATGATTCATCAAGCTGTGCACACGATCGAATTTGTACTAAGCACTATATCCCACACGGCCTCCTACCTACGTCTGTGGGCGCTGTCCTTAGCACATGAAC AATTGTCGGAGATGTTATGGGTAATGGTGTTTGCTAAGCTTGGTTTACGAGAATATTCAATGACTGGCggtgttaaaatatttctcatatttGCTGTTTGGGCGGTCTTCAGTCTTTCAATCTTAGTAGTTATGGAAGGATTGTCCGCGTTCCTTCATACTTTACGATTGCATTG GGTTGAATTTATGAGCAAGTTCTATTCTGGAACAGGCTATCCGTTTAAACCCTTTAgttttaaagcaattttaaGCGGCGAAGGCAAAGATGACAAATCTGAGGCAATGTGTAAGAAGAAGGTcgcaaattaa
- the LOC116777584 gene encoding V-type proton ATPase 116 kDa subunit a 1-like isoform X3 — MDGHNKFSDNIIDKWESDVIDMSENQTTLLKNYLELTEMNYVLNNIGPMLGESEMTEEAIFGKTAAGDTGLQGRLFVISGVVKRSRSFPFEMMMWRVSHGNIYYRLASQDTILQDPVTGQDIRKVAFLAIFQGEQLSARLEKVCSGFHVNMYTCPQSYNDRMDMMIQLGTRIGDLEQVMSKTKYYRCKALRTVSKQWDTWMVQIKKSKAVYHTMNMFTLDITRKCLIGQCWVPDTDLQKVEDMLARITEKEGSNVESFILKSDDADEPPTYHRTNKFTKGFQALINAYGDSTYRELNPGLYTIVTFPFLFSVMFGDVCHGIILLSFAGWMVWVEKDHMDKRSRNEIWNIFFGGRYVILMMGIFTLYTGFLYNVFFSKSIILTTPYWKNTFDRETIENNHYIELNPVFETNPPYIFGVDPVWALAKNKIMYLNSLKMKLSIIIGIIHMMFGLSLSLFNHLYFKRRYAIFLEFIPQILFLTCLFFWLVTLMYMKWFMFSGKYRELKRSAGCAPLILILFIDMVLLSTSKPVEEDCDAYMFSNQERFQRLLVIIGVICVPILLFGTPVYLNKANKKKKAEALKKVSQFRRYQRRESDNKRVEDKILKEVAKYSVPFGELMIHQAVHTIEFVLSTISHTASYLRLWALSLAHEQLSEMLWVMVFAKLGLREYSMTGGVKIFLIFAVWAVFSLSILVVMEGLSAFLHTLRLHWVEFMSKFYSGTGYPFKPFSFKAILSGEGKDDKSEAMCKKKVAN, encoded by the exons ATGGATggacataataaattttcagat aatattattgaCAAATGGGAAAGTGATGTCATTGACATGTCAGAAAATCAAACTACCCTTTTGaagaattatttagaattGACAGAAATGAACTACGTTCTGAATAATATTGGACCAATGTTAGGGGAATCAGAAATGACAGAGGAGGCCATATTTGGAAA GACCGCCGCAGGTGATACAGGCTTACAAGGTCGGCTATTCGTAATTAGCGGCGTTGTGAAACGATCGAGATCTTTCCCTTTTGAGATGATGATGTGGAGGGTATCTCATGGAAATATTTACTATCGATTAGCATCGCAGGATACAATATTACAAGACCCAGTAACC GGTCAAGACATTCGAAAAGTCGCTTTTCTAGCGATATTCCAGGGTGAGCAGTTATCTGCTAGACTTGAGAAGGTCTGCTCCGGCTTTCATGTCAATATGTACACATGTCCGCAATCATATAATGATCGGATGGATATGATGATACAGCTAGGAACTAGGATCGGTGATTTGGaacaa gtGATgagtaaaactaaatattatcgGTGTAAAGCTCTACGGACAGTGAGCAAACAATGGGATACTTGGATGGTGCAAATCAAAAAGTCTAAAGCTGTTTATCACACAATGAATATGTTTACTTTAGATATTACGAGAAAGTGTCTGATTGGGCAGTGTTGGGTTCCGGATACTGATCTGCAAAAGGTTGAAGATATGTTAGCACGTATAACG GAAAAAGAAGGGTCTAACGTTGaatcttttatattgaagTCCGACGATGCCGACGAACCACCCACTTACCATCGCACTAACAAGTTCACTAAAGGTTTCCAGGCGCTCATCAACGCCTATGGCGACTCCACTTATAGGGAATTGAATCCCG GTTTATACACGATAGTCACATTTCCGTTTTTGTTTTCTGTGATGTTTGGAGACGTCTGCCATGGGATTATTCTCTTGTCTTTTGCGGGATGGATGGTATGGGTAGAAAAAGATCACATGGACAAAAGATCTAGAAATGAAATatggaatattttctttggtG GTCGCTACGTTATATTGATGATGGggatatttacattatacacAGGATTTCTATATAACGTTTTTTTCTCCAAATCAATTATTCTTACAACTCCATATTggaaaaatacttttgataGGGAAACAATTGAGAACAATCATTACATTGAGTTGAACCCGGTGTTTGAAACAAATCCACCCTATATATTCGGCGTGGACCCTGTTTGGGCG cttgcgaaaaataaaataatgtatttgaattCATTGAAAATGAAGTTATCCATCATAATTGGTATTATCCATATGATGTTTGGCCTATCCTTAAGTCTCTTCAATCACct ttattttaagcGCCGATATGCAATTTTCTTGGAGTTCATTCctcagatattatttttgacttGTCTGTTCTTTTGGCTTGTGACTTTGATGTATATGAAGTGGTTTATGTTCAGCGGAAAATATC GTGAATTAAAACGAAGTGCTGGCTGCGCTCCCTTGATTCTGATATTGTTTATTGACATGGTTCTTTTATCAACGTCAAAACCGGTTGAAGAAGACTGTGATGCTTACATGTTCAGTAACCAGGAACGTTTTCAACGATTATTGGTCATAATTGGAGTAATTTGTGTTCCAATCCTATTATTTGGAACACCGGTATATCTCAATAAGGCCAATAAGAAAAAGAAAGCTGAAGCcctt AAAAAGGTTAGTCAATTTCGAAGGTATCAGCGGCGTGAATCCGATAACAAGCGAGTGGaagataaaatactaaaagaaGTAGCAAAGTACTCAGTACCTTTTGGCGAACTAATGATTCATCAAGCTGTGCACACGATCGAATTTGTACTAAGCACTATATCCCACACGGCCTCCTACCTACGTCTGTGGGCGCTGTCCTTAGCACATGAAC AATTGTCGGAGATGTTATGGGTAATGGTGTTTGCTAAGCTTGGTTTACGAGAATATTCAATGACTGGCggtgttaaaatatttctcatatttGCTGTTTGGGCGGTCTTCAGTCTTTCAATCTTAGTAGTTATGGAAGGATTGTCCGCGTTCCTTCATACTTTACGATTGCATTG GGTTGAATTTATGAGCAAGTTCTATTCTGGAACAGGCTATCCGTTTAAACCCTTTAgttttaaagcaattttaaGCGGCGAAGGCAAAGATGACAAATCTGAGGCAATGTGTAAGAAGAAGGTcgcaaattaa
- the LOC116777760 gene encoding uncharacterized protein LOC116777760, producing the protein MSLKKLMKGVPSEILPAEGLLSRDKSAITPCQAVCADRLGKTLQLEQEHYLLQHPEIKTMLAIFISKMVQMNKMKEVLKEASQHFTRPINELDEEIRQKLNLLPDERYDSKCQGIHYNDTELKDDLRKLITKHYPPEPPKIQTPSLSTIFTESSSFLSILTSNTTLATPEPIPTPEPTFSETMFKLVSNTVDKAIYLRVDDQALNYDTAYIELSKAVEAAMEIPVIEIKKDIAEMYYKAYELFQFNIDEKQRIAAEIAWEKRMRKKLKRTLRRMDNFKGYETPPTPKSEISSHESYKIAPPRPCVCHPHYNYNRYPKDRFGIYLPREQKYSDRNVTVTPAISEASDENEHEKE; encoded by the exons ATgtctttaaagaaattaatgaaagGAGTTCCTTCGGAAATATTACCCGCTGAGGGTTTGCTGAGTCGAGACAAGAGTGCTATAACTCCCTGTCAGGCGGTATGCGCAGACAGATTGGGGAAAACATTACAATTGGAGCAGGAACATTATTTACTTCAGCATCCGGAG ataaaaacaatgttgGCAATTTTTATCAGTAAAATGgttcaaatgaataaaatgaagGAGGTACTCAAAGAAGCTTCACAGCACTTTACAAGACCTATAAATGAACTCGATGAAGAAATACGTCAAAAACTCAATTTGCTCCCTGACGAGCGTTATGATTCAAAG tgcCAAGGAATACATTACAATGACACTGAATTAAAAGATGATCTAAGAAAACtcataacaaaacattatccGCCGGAGCCACCTAAAATTCAAACGCCATCTTTATCAACTATATTTACAGAATCATCCTCATTTTTGTCCATATTAACTTCTAATACGACTTTAGCGACGCCAG aacCAATACCAACCCCGGAGCCAACTTTTTCTGaaacaatgtttaaattgGTCTCTAATACGGTTGATAAAGCAATCTACCTACGAGTGGATGATCAAGCTCTGAATTATGATACAGCGTACATTGAACTCAGCAAAGCAGTAGAGGCAGCAATGGAAATTCCagtcattgaaattaaaaaggatATAGCCGAAATGTACTATAAGGCCTACGAACTTTTTCAGTTTAATATAGATGAAAAACAACGTATag CTGCTGAAATAGCCTGGGAAAAACGAATGAGAAAGAAACTGAAAAGGACTTTGAGACGTATGGATAACTTTAAAG GATACGAGACGCCTCCGACGCCGAAGAGTGAAATATCATCCCACGAGAGTTATAAAATTGCTCCGCCACGTCCCTGCGTATGTCACCCGCATTACAACTATAATAGATATCCTAAg gaCAGATTCGGTATATATTTACCTAGAGAGCAGAAGTATAGTGACCGCAACGTTACGGTAACACCTGCTATATCAGAGGCAAGTGATGAAAACGAGCACGAAAAGGAATAG